The Amycolatopsis nigrescens CSC17Ta-90 genomic interval GGTTTCCGAGACAGCTACCTGCCTGAGGAAGCCGCCTCGGCGCAGTGGCGGCCGTCGGCCACGGTCGGCAGGTAGGCCAGATCATCGTCCGGGAACCGCCTTGGTGGTCACCTGGTGCACGAACCACTCCAGCGGCCCGCGCCGCACCCAGCGCCGCCACAGCACCGACACGCCGAGCATCACCGCCACGGCCGCGGCGAGGTGGACGAACGACACCGAGGGCGGGTCGCCGATCAATGACAGGTAGCCGAAGTGTCCGGCGTACCAGGTCATCGTCATGCCGCCGGCGGCCGCCAGCGGCCACAGCACCTTGCCGGCTCGCCGGCGTTCGAAGATCAGCAGCATGCCGCCGAGCATGGCCATCGCGATACCGATCATGAGCACGATGCCGAGCGGGCTCGTTGCGTACACGCCGTCGGTCGGCATGCCCAGCAGGGACTGCCACGGCAGCGGCGGCGGGCCGGAGTCGGTCGGCGGCGCGGCCATCGCGGCGGCGACGTGCTTGGCGGCGCCGATGCCGTGCCAGAGCACCGCGTAGACGGCGTAGGTCGTGGCCGCGATGCCGAGTCCGGTGCGCAGCAGCCGCAGCCGGACCGCGTGGTCGTGCAGGTCCAGCCGGCCGATGGCGAGGCCGGCGAGGACCAGCGGGATGCCGTAGACGGTCTGGAATCCGCCTCCGGTGAGTACGAGCTGGAACAGGTACCCGCCCCACTGGTCGGAGCTGGTGAGCACGTCGAGGCCGCTCGGCGCGTCGCCCCTCATCCACTCCGGGTGCGTGGACATCACCCACCACGCGCCGACCGTGACCAGTGGTGCGGCCAGTCCGGCGGCGGTGAACAGCGTGCGGGGGCGCAGCCGGGCCAGCGGGATCAGGAGCAGCAGCAGGACCGCGTAGTAGCTCAGCACCGACGCGCCGAACTCGTCGATGGCGAGGCTGATCAGGAAGAGCACGAGCGCGCGGACGGCGATCCGGCGCCGTGCGGTGGACATGTCCGGGCCGGCGTAGGGGCGGCTGCCACCGGTCATCAGCGCGACGGACACGCCGGCGAGCAGCACGAACAGGCTCATCGCACGGGACGAGGTCTGCATGCTGATCCACTGCAGCACACCGGGCGTGTCCACCGGCCGCCCGGCGTGCAGCCAGCCCGTGGCGTAGAAGTGCGCGACGAAGACACCGATGATCGCCAGCGCCCGAACGGCGTCGATGCCGAGCAGCCGGCCCCGCGGAAGCCGGTGCCCGGGCTCGAGTGGCGGTACGTCCGATGGGGTTGTCTGTATCCGTGGGGCTTCCATGGCCGACACGCTGCCGGTCCGACGTCCTGACCCGATCCCCGCGATGTCGCGGTCGTGTCGCAAGCGGCCTACCGGAACGGCAGCACCGGGCAGTGGCGTGTCTCGGTGTCGGGGCCATGGACGAAGCTGAGCCGCACCCCGGTCGCCGGGGAGCCACCGGACT includes:
- a CDS encoding DUF418 domain-containing protein gives rise to the protein MEAPRIQTTPSDVPPLEPGHRLPRGRLLGIDAVRALAIIGVFVAHFYATGWLHAGRPVDTPGVLQWISMQTSSRAMSLFVLLAGVSVALMTGGSRPYAGPDMSTARRRIAVRALVLFLISLAIDEFGASVLSYYAVLLLLLIPLARLRPRTLFTAAGLAAPLVTVGAWWVMSTHPEWMRGDAPSGLDVLTSSDQWGGYLFQLVLTGGGFQTVYGIPLVLAGLAIGRLDLHDHAVRLRLLRTGLGIAATTYAVYAVLWHGIGAAKHVAAAMAAPPTDSGPPPLPWQSLLGMPTDGVYATSPLGIVLMIGIAMAMLGGMLLIFERRRAGKVLWPLAAAGGMTMTWYAGHFGYLSLIGDPPSVSFVHLAAAVAVMLGVSVLWRRWVRRGPLEWFVHQVTTKAVPGR